TGCAATCGCTGCAATCCTCCTGCTTGTCCCTGACTTGGCGCTGGCCTCTGTTGGCAGCGGCGGTGGTTTGCCGTATGAGTCCTGGCTGGTCAATCTCAGAAACTCAGTGACCGGCCCGGTTGCATTCTCATTATCGATTGTCGGAATTGTCGTTGCCGGCGGCATCTTGATTTTTGGCGGCGAGTTGAATGCGTTTTTCAGATCGTTAATTTTCATTGTGCTGGTCATGGCGTTATTGGTTGGCGCACAAAATATCATGACAAACCTGTTTGGCGGTGCTGTCATCACCCTGCCAGAACAAGCCGCATTTTCCGGTACTTCACAACCCATGATTACGCCAAATAATAAGGCTGATTAATGGCGCTGCGCACCACATTGATCCGCCAGTCCGCGAATCGCCCCAATCTCTTTATGGGCGGTGATCGTGAGCTGGTCATGTTCTCAGGATTGCTGGCATTCACCCTGATGTTCAGCGCCTTTGAATTCAAGGCATTTTTCTTTGGCGTTATTTTATGGAGCTTTGCCCTGTACGCCCTGCGCTTGATGGCAAAGAGTGACCCGCAATTGCGCCAGGTCTATTTGCGTCACCGCCTTTATCGGACGTATTACCCCGCACGAAGCACTCCGTTCTACACCAACACCAGAACGCAAGCGCGTCAATACCGATGATCGAGAGCATCATTTTCTTTTTCTCTGGCAGCGGAATCGTGCTTTTGTCTGTGCTATTCATGCGAATCCGCTCGGTTGAGAGCCAATATAAATTAGACCGACACCGATCTCAAGAACCAGGCTTTGTCGATTTGCTTCTTTATGCTTCGGTTGTCGACGATGGCGTGATTGTTGGTAAAAATGGAGCGCTGATGACAGCCTGGGTTTATCAGGGCGCTGACATGGCAAGCACTACGGATGAAGAGCGTAATCATGTCTCTCTACGCATGAATCAAGCGTTATCACGCCTGGGTTCCGGGTGGATGGTACACATAGATGCGGTGCGCAAACCCGCAGCGGGTTATTCAGACAAGGGGCTATCCCATTTTCCCGATCCGGTTTCAGCGGCCATTGATGCCGAGCGGCGCAAGGCTTTCGAGCGTGTCGGTACTTTGTTCGAGAGTTACTTTGTTTTGACGTTGACTTACTTGCCTCCTTTGCTTGCTGAGCGCCAATTTGTGGATCTGATGTTTGATGATGACCAAAGCGCACCAGACAAAAAATCACAAACATTTAACTTAATTAATTACTTTACACGCGAGTGCTTGAATATTGAGTCGCGCTTGTCTGGTGTGATCGAATTGACACGATTGGCCAGTAAAAAGATAACCAATGAGGACGACTCGACCACGACCCATGATGATTTTTTACGCTGGATACAGTTTTGTATAACCGGCCTGGATCATCCAATGGTTTTACCTGAAAATCGCGTCTATCTGGATGGGGTGATTTCCGGCCAGGAATTCTTTGGAGGAACCATTCCCAAGATTGGCCGCCATTTCATTCAGGTGGTATCAATCGATGGCTACCCGCTCGAATCCTCGCCCGGCATGCTCACGGCCTTGTCGGAACTGCCTTGCGCATACCGCTGGTCAACACGTTTTATCTTCATGGACAATCATGAGTCTGTCGCGCATCTCCAGAAATTTGGCAGGAAATGGAAACAAAAAATCCGTGGGTTTTGGGATCAGGTTTTCCATTTGCAAAGCAACAACCTCGACGAAGATGCGCAAAACATGGCGCAGGATGCGCAATCCGCCATTTCAGAGACCAATAGTGGTCTTATCTCACAAGGCTACTATACGAGTGTCGTCGTGTTGATGGATGAGCACAGGGAAACACTGGAAGCCTCGGCAATGTACATTGCCAAAGCCGTTAATCATTTGGGGTTTACCGCGCGTATTGAGTCCATCAATACTATCGATGCGTATCTGGGCAGCCTGCCTGGTCATGGTGTCGAGAACGTTCGCCGCCCTTTGTTAAACACCATGAATCTGGCAGATTTAATGCCGCTCAACACGATTTGGACGGGCGCAATTGCCGCACCCTGCCCAATGTATCCACCGATGGCACCGCCGCTCATGCATTGCGTTACGCAAGGCGCGACACCTTTCCGATTGAATTTGCATGTCGGCGATATTGGACATACTTTTATGTTTGGGCCAACGGGTGCAGGGAAATCAACTCATTTGGCACTCATCGCCGCGCAACTGCGTCGTTACCAGGGCATGTCGATCTATTGCTTTGATAAGGGCATGTCAATGTATCCACTGACCAAAGCAGTGGGCGGTAAACATTTCACCGTAGCCTCAGATGATGAGGCGCTGGCGTTCTGCCCATTACAGTTCCTGGATACCAAAGGGGATCGTGCCTGGGCGATGGAATGGATTTGTACCGTGATTGAACTCAATCACCTGGTCATTACACCGAACCAGCGCAACGAAATAAGCAGCGCCCTGACCAGCATGCATCAAAGTGGTGCGCGCACCTTATCTGAATTTTCAGTGACGATTCAGGATGAGGCCATTCGTGAAGTGA
Above is a window of Nitrosomonas sp. DNA encoding:
- a CDS encoding VirB4 family type IV secretion/conjugal transfer ATPase produces the protein MIESIIFFFSGSGIVLLSVLFMRIRSVESQYKLDRHRSQEPGFVDLLLYASVVDDGVIVGKNGALMTAWVYQGADMASTTDEERNHVSLRMNQALSRLGSGWMVHIDAVRKPAAGYSDKGLSHFPDPVSAAIDAERRKAFERVGTLFESYFVLTLTYLPPLLAERQFVDLMFDDDQSAPDKKSQTFNLINYFTRECLNIESRLSGVIELTRLASKKITNEDDSTTTHDDFLRWIQFCITGLDHPMVLPENRVYLDGVISGQEFFGGTIPKIGRHFIQVVSIDGYPLESSPGMLTALSELPCAYRWSTRFIFMDNHESVAHLQKFGRKWKQKIRGFWDQVFHLQSNNLDEDAQNMAQDAQSAISETNSGLISQGYYTSVVVLMDEHRETLEASAMYIAKAVNHLGFTARIESINTIDAYLGSLPGHGVENVRRPLLNTMNLADLMPLNTIWTGAIAAPCPMYPPMAPPLMHCVTQGATPFRLNLHVGDIGHTFMFGPTGAGKSTHLALIAAQLRRYQGMSIYCFDKGMSMYPLTKAVGGKHFTVASDDEALAFCPLQFLDTKGDRAWAMEWICTVIELNHLVITPNQRNEISSALTSMHQSGARTLSEFSVTIQDEAIREVILQYTVDGMMGHLLDAEEDGLELSDFTTFEIEELMNLGDKYALPTLLYLFRRIERSLHGQPAAIILDEAWMMLGHKAFREKIREWLKVMRKANCLVLMATQNLSDAVNSGILDIIVESTATKIFLPNVHARDEDASALYRRMGLNNRQVQILATAVPKRQYYSVSENGRRLYDLALGPITLAFVGASDKESIATIKHLIAKYGDDWVHQWLDIKGLNISGLKLNDDKAAA
- a CDS encoding TrbC/VirB2 family protein; the protein is MNYALSPVSLKLSVLNASLIAIAAILLLVPDLALASVGSGGGLPYESWLVNLRNSVTGPVAFSLSIVGIVVAGGILIFGGELNAFFRSLIFIVLVMALLVGAQNIMTNLFGGAVITLPEQAAFSGTSQPMITPNNKAD
- a CDS encoding VirB3 family type IV secretion system protein; this translates as MALRTTLIRQSANRPNLFMGGDRELVMFSGLLAFTLMFSAFEFKAFFFGVILWSFALYALRLMAKSDPQLRQVYLRHRLYRTYYPARSTPFYTNTRTQARQYR